From Candidatus Krumholzibacteriia bacterium, a single genomic window includes:
- the rpsJ gene encoding 30S ribosomal protein S10 has translation MARQKIRIRLKAYEPTTLDRSAQVICDTAKRTGADIRGPVPLPTKRSVFTVNRSPHVDKKSREQFELRVHKRLIDIVNSTNQTVDALMKLNLPAGVDIELKV, from the coding sequence ATGGCGCGTCAGAAGATCCGGATCCGCTTGAAGGCCTACGAGCCGACGACGCTGGACCGGTCGGCCCAGGTCATCTGCGACACCGCGAAGCGGACCGGCGCGGACATCCGGGGTCCGGTGCCCCTGCCGACCAAGCGGTCGGTGTTCACCGTCAACCGTTCGCCCCACGTCGACAAGAAGTCGCGGGAGCAGTTCGAGCTGCGGGTGCACAAGCGCCTGATCGACATCGTCAACTCCACCAATCAGACGGTGGACGCGCTGATGAAGCTCAATCTGCCGGCGGGCGTCGACATCGAGCTGAAGGTCTGA